The following coding sequences are from one Novosphingobium sp. Gsoil 351 window:
- a CDS encoding TonB-dependent receptor — MGWRFGTDARLIAFIPAVAGGAPAWGQAAEEIIVTGERVARSEATTPSSVVVITSDAIRAMPGTDRIDQIFALIPNVQLGSGGEGPTIRGQDSNGPLRDMPAFLGGNRPRVTMQIDGRPVGYNELAFGVTGLWDVAKIEVFRSPQTTTQGRNAIAGAIFIETAAPSFDWQARARLLVGEAETRQASAAVGGPLISDALAFRASVDLRRSRPASRISSPALTDFNRDDYDSLRLKLLATPENTPGLRLSATLSHNRSAAPQLEGVRAPFAARRDPAATYGFFKVRVDAATLRADYAITSDWNTTVTLTRGDATIRRIAPPGFGEARIGAGDWTAEAVTIWRPRPNLALLTGANFTHATLEQQIDLRAALLGMGRFSDRQDALGLFGQAEWRVASALTVTAGARYQRDDQDRSGILGIGNPTQLPLDFRQRYSRFLPKVSVSFDVLKGLRVGGLVQRAYNPGGVTLDARRRIADTFDPETLWAYEAFVRLAAPNRTFIVSANIFYYDMNNAQRSVMRELPTPAGIVTVAEIGNAPAARSSGGELQGQWQVRPGLDVRGAIGLLQTRLTRTLSASDPLLGKQFQRSPHFTGTAAIDWRPSDDLRLSGQARHNSGYYSEDTNDRDRRVGGATVVDINGAWTRGPFTVSAYVRNLFDKFYLTYRFSKVMNLATAGDPREFGASVEMRF; from the coding sequence ATGGGATGGCGTTTCGGCACCGACGCGCGACTAATAGCGTTCATCCCGGCAGTGGCGGGCGGCGCACCTGCATGGGGGCAGGCGGCGGAAGAGATCATCGTGACCGGCGAGCGGGTGGCGCGGAGCGAAGCTACAACCCCATCCAGCGTCGTGGTGATTACGAGCGACGCAATCCGGGCGATGCCTGGGACCGATCGTATCGATCAAATTTTCGCACTCATACCCAACGTCCAGCTGGGATCGGGCGGTGAAGGGCCGACGATCCGCGGCCAGGACAGCAATGGTCCGTTGCGCGATATGCCTGCGTTCCTGGGCGGCAATCGCCCCCGTGTGACGATGCAGATCGATGGCCGCCCGGTTGGCTATAATGAGCTCGCATTCGGGGTCACTGGACTCTGGGATGTTGCAAAGATCGAGGTGTTTCGTAGCCCGCAGACCACGACTCAAGGGCGCAACGCTATCGCCGGGGCAATCTTCATTGAGACCGCTGCGCCGAGCTTCGATTGGCAAGCACGCGCTCGCCTGCTCGTCGGTGAGGCCGAAACGCGCCAGGCATCGGCTGCGGTCGGCGGACCTTTGATTTCCGATGCGCTCGCATTTCGCGCGTCGGTTGATCTCCGCCGCAGTCGGCCTGCCAGCCGCATTTCTTCGCCGGCCCTGACCGATTTCAATCGCGACGATTACGATTCGCTCAGGTTAAAGTTGCTCGCTACGCCGGAGAACACGCCGGGCCTTCGGTTATCTGCAACCCTCAGTCACAATCGTTCTGCAGCGCCGCAGTTGGAGGGGGTTCGCGCGCCGTTTGCGGCTCGCCGAGACCCTGCCGCTACCTATGGCTTCTTCAAAGTGCGGGTGGATGCTGCGACACTTCGGGCCGACTATGCCATTACCTCCGATTGGAACACCACTGTCACGCTGACCCGCGGAGACGCGACAATCCGACGGATCGCCCCGCCGGGATTCGGCGAAGCACGGATCGGAGCCGGCGACTGGACCGCCGAAGCAGTTACGATCTGGCGCCCCCGACCGAACCTGGCGCTGCTTACGGGAGCCAACTTCACTCACGCCACGCTCGAGCAACAGATCGATCTTCGCGCGGCACTGCTGGGTATGGGCCGCTTTAGCGATCGCCAAGATGCGCTCGGTCTGTTCGGCCAGGCGGAATGGCGGGTCGCGTCCGCTCTTACCGTCACAGCGGGTGCGCGCTACCAGCGCGACGACCAGGACCGCTCGGGCATTCTCGGCATCGGTAACCCCACCCAGTTGCCGCTCGATTTCCGCCAGCGTTATTCGCGCTTTCTCCCGAAGGTGTCGGTGAGCTTCGATGTGCTGAAAGGATTGCGCGTGGGGGGGCTAGTGCAGCGCGCCTACAATCCGGGAGGCGTCACGCTCGATGCGCGCCGCCGAATCGCGGATACATTCGACCCCGAAACCCTCTGGGCTTACGAAGCGTTCGTACGTCTCGCAGCACCGAACCGCACGTTCATCGTTTCGGCCAACATTTTTTACTACGACATGAACAATGCACAACGCAGCGTGATGCGTGAGCTGCCGACGCCAGCCGGCATCGTGACGGTCGCCGAAATCGGCAATGCGCCCGCCGCACGCAGCAGCGGAGGGGAGTTGCAGGGCCAGTGGCAGGTTCGGCCTGGCCTCGATGTTCGCGGAGCGATCGGGCTGCTACAGACTCGCTTGACCCGCACGCTCAGTGCATCCGATCCGCTACTCGGAAAGCAGTTTCAGCGCTCGCCCCACTTTACCGGTACCGCCGCTATTGATTGGCGCCCAAGCGACGACCTGCGGCTGTCAGGTCAAGCTCGGCACAACTCGGGGTATTACAGCGAGGACACGAATGATCGCGATCGCCGGGTCGGCGGGGCGACTGTTGTAGACATAAACGGCGCATGGACGCGCGGCCCGTTCACGGTATCAGCGTATGTTCGCAATTTATTCGACAAGTTTTACCTCACCTATCGGTTTTCGAAGGTGATGAACCTCGCCACCGCCGGTGATCCACGAGAATTCGGCGCCTCGGTAGAAATGCGCTTCTAA
- a CDS encoding winged helix-turn-helix domain-containing protein, producing the protein MNDLPFPLSESIHVALQPLVRRADFQLGHATVRPSLRTIEGPQGAAKGEPRVIQVLVALADAQGRVLSRDDLLRLCWDGRIVGDDAINRAIAEVRRIVASTGAGFEVETVPRVGYRLTGIDWNALQVGEVSTDPSPTMSRRTAILVGGASVIAAGTGAAMLLHRRDEEHVTRLIERGRLMRAMGLPGSQAGAKQLFLRAASQDPGRAEAWGWLSVVELVDGSTANARAQDAAQRALALDPKEANARSTIALLRRDLDDWVSYENDLLGIVKDDPGCAPAHEYLTLFLQSVGRCRDSLASNERAVSLEPFSPKHQSRRAMKHWIFGRIGEADKVADRLLQLRPRDPNAWNARLIIYAFTGRAEAALALLDDVPSRPANLKAPSINSWRAGLIALASRASRDIAIAVATYARVAPLSPGLAANAIMVFSALGELDAAYTVADGLLNNRGPLVLRSREPRIQGEVYSNPVWGRTQFLFIPATSSFRDDERFPDLCERMGHVAYWQERGIWPDAFVSGSLTRLRTAAANATALRGANSTNGH; encoded by the coding sequence GTGAACGATCTGCCGTTTCCGCTTTCCGAATCAATCCACGTCGCGCTCCAACCGCTCGTCCGCCGCGCCGATTTTCAGTTGGGTCACGCCACCGTCCGTCCCTCGCTCAGGACTATCGAAGGCCCGCAGGGAGCTGCGAAGGGTGAGCCCCGGGTGATCCAGGTGCTTGTGGCGCTGGCTGACGCGCAGGGCCGCGTGTTGTCGCGGGACGATCTGCTGCGCCTGTGCTGGGATGGACGGATCGTTGGCGACGATGCAATTAACCGTGCGATCGCCGAAGTGCGCCGCATCGTTGCATCGACCGGCGCCGGTTTCGAAGTCGAGACAGTCCCACGGGTGGGTTACCGGCTCACAGGGATCGATTGGAATGCATTGCAGGTTGGCGAGGTTAGCACTGACCCGTCACCGACGATGTCTCGTCGCACGGCGATCCTCGTGGGTGGTGCGTCTGTAATCGCCGCGGGCACCGGCGCGGCCATGTTATTGCATCGTCGGGACGAGGAGCACGTCACCCGTCTGATCGAACGTGGACGCTTAATGCGCGCGATGGGGCTACCAGGCTCTCAGGCTGGAGCTAAGCAGCTGTTTCTGCGCGCCGCTTCACAAGACCCGGGGAGAGCGGAGGCTTGGGGTTGGCTCTCCGTGGTGGAGCTTGTCGATGGTTCCACGGCCAATGCTCGCGCCCAGGATGCAGCGCAGCGGGCACTCGCGCTCGACCCCAAGGAGGCTAACGCGCGATCGACGATCGCCTTGCTGCGTCGCGATCTCGACGACTGGGTTAGCTACGAGAACGATTTGCTTGGCATCGTGAAAGACGATCCGGGTTGCGCGCCCGCGCATGAATATCTCACGCTGTTTCTGCAAAGCGTCGGCAGATGTCGGGACTCACTCGCGTCGAACGAGCGGGCGGTCTCGCTCGAGCCGTTCTCTCCGAAGCATCAGTCGCGCCGAGCTATGAAACATTGGATTTTCGGTCGCATCGGTGAAGCCGACAAGGTTGCAGACCGCCTGCTTCAGTTGCGACCTCGTGATCCTAACGCCTGGAACGCGCGCTTGATCATTTATGCTTTCACTGGCCGCGCTGAAGCTGCGCTCGCATTGCTGGACGATGTGCCGAGCAGGCCTGCCAACCTCAAGGCCCCCAGCATCAATTCCTGGCGAGCAGGCCTCATTGCACTGGCAAGCCGAGCATCTCGCGACATCGCCATCGCGGTGGCGACCTACGCCCGCGTCGCCCCACTTTCTCCCGGCTTGGCGGCCAATGCCATAATGGTGTTCTCGGCGTTGGGAGAACTGGACGCGGCGTATACTGTTGCCGATGGTCTCCTTAACAATCGCGGTCCACTCGTCCTGCGATCCCGCGAGCCACGTATTCAAGGCGAGGTCTATTCGAACCCGGTTTGGGGTCGCACGCAATTTCTGTTCATTCCAGCAACCTCATCATTTCGTGACGACGAACGCTTTCCGGATCTCTGCGAGCGGATGGGCCATGTCGCCTATTGGCAAGAACGGGGGATCTGGCCGGATGCTTTTGTTAGCGGATCCTTGACCCGGCTTCGAACGGCGGCGGCGAACGCCACTGCTCTCCGTGGGGCCAATTCGACCAATGGCCATTGA
- a CDS encoding putative quinol monooxygenase — protein MIAVVAILRAKPGMTDEFERLFTDLAAQVRANEGGNITYQLCRSRTEPATYKVLELYRDEAALEAHRASDHFRAAGPGLGRVLEGRPEIELLDAVG, from the coding sequence ATGATCGCAGTCGTCGCAATTCTGCGGGCAAAGCCCGGTATGACAGATGAGTTCGAGCGCCTCTTCACTGACTTGGCCGCACAAGTCAGAGCAAATGAAGGTGGCAACATCACCTATCAGCTCTGCCGCAGCCGGACCGAGCCCGCCACCTACAAGGTTCTCGAGCTCTATCGCGATGAAGCAGCGCTGGAAGCGCATCGCGCCTCGGACCACTTCCGCGCGGCTGGCCCGGGGTTGGGACGCGTCCTCGAGGGCCGGCCCGAGATCGAACTTCTCGATGCTGTGGGCTGA
- a CDS encoding GlsB/YeaQ/YmgE family stress response membrane protein, whose translation MNLIILLVVGGIIGWVASMLVGGGGGILMNIIVGIVGALLAGLLLNPLIGGGNIMSGDLSLSAIGVSLLGAVLLLVVLNFFRRGAVQ comes from the coding sequence ATGAATTTGATCATTCTTCTTGTTGTCGGCGGAATCATTGGGTGGGTCGCCAGCATGCTTGTCGGCGGCGGGGGTGGCATCCTCATGAACATTATCGTCGGCATCGTAGGCGCTCTACTCGCCGGGTTGTTGCTCAATCCGCTCATCGGCGGTGGCAACATTATGAGTGGCGATCTCAGTTTGAGCGCCATCGGTGTTTCGCTGTTGGGCGCGGTCCTGTTGCTCGTCGTCCTCAACTTTTTCCGACGTGGCGCGGTCCAATAA
- a CDS encoding exodeoxyribonuclease III yields MKLATYNVNGINGHLSVLLRWLGESAPDVVCLQELKSSDDRFPESALRDAGYIAAWHGQQRWNGVAILSRVGDIHVTRRGLPGDPDDTHSRYLEAAINGIIVGCLYLPNGNPRPGPKFDYKLKWFARLLDHAQGLLDHRLPVALVGDFNVMPTDLDVYAPERWRDDALFAPEVREAYAALLAQGWTDAVRALHPDERIYTFWKYWRNAFARDSGLRIDHLLLSPDLAAQLTKAGIDRSPRGWENTSDHAPAWIELNDKPKPGRRR; encoded by the coding sequence GTGAAGCTTGCCACCTACAACGTCAACGGCATCAATGGCCACCTGTCCGTGCTGCTGCGTTGGCTCGGCGAATCGGCGCCCGACGTTGTGTGTCTGCAGGAACTAAAAAGTTCCGACGACCGGTTTCCGGAAAGCGCACTTCGCGATGCGGGCTACATTGCAGCATGGCATGGTCAGCAACGTTGGAACGGCGTCGCCATCCTCAGCCGGGTTGGTGATATCCATGTGACCCGCCGCGGTCTGCCCGGCGATCCTGACGACACGCACAGCCGCTACCTGGAAGCAGCGATCAACGGGATCATCGTGGGCTGCCTCTATCTGCCCAACGGGAATCCGCGGCCAGGACCCAAGTTCGACTACAAGCTCAAATGGTTCGCGCGGCTGCTCGACCATGCGCAGGGCTTGCTCGATCATCGTCTGCCGGTCGCGCTGGTGGGCGATTTCAACGTCATGCCGACCGATCTCGACGTCTACGCCCCTGAACGCTGGCGTGACGACGCGCTGTTCGCGCCAGAGGTACGCGAGGCTTACGCCGCGCTGCTTGCACAAGGATGGACTGATGCCGTCCGTGCGCTTCATCCCGATGAGCGCATTTACACATTCTGGAAGTATTGGCGCAACGCCTTCGCTCGCGACTCCGGCCTGCGAATCGACCACCTACTGCTCAGCCCCGATCTCGCCGCCCAACTGACCAAAGCCGGCATCGATCGCAGTCCGCGCGGTTGGGAGAATACCAGCGACCACGCCCCGGCGTGGATCGAGCTGAACGACAAGCCGAAACCCGGGAGGAGGCGCTGA
- a CDS encoding zinc-dependent metalloprotease, which yields MLPLIVVSANPDTGKIIFELPKPDADGIAAQFIYIAKVETGLGSAAVSLDRGTTLTNGIVRFRRIGSKIAVELVNSKFVASTGTLAEREGVAHSFPSSVLWVGDIAKTDKDGSFSFDFAPFLAADRFGLAGRLGTESHPYTLDGSRSVADPTQAKVFPRNAEFASLLSFTSQKPTSELRNVSPNGTDVTMWVHHSLVALPEKALTPRTDPYGFVFSQLTYDYSTPLGLPILRRIAERHRLEKTDPSAVRSPVKEPIVFYIDPAAPEPVRQALLDGVSWWAQAFDAAGLVDAFRVAVLPDDVDPLDARYNVVNWVNRATRGWSYGGVATDPRSGEVIKGAVMLGSLRVRQDIMIYQALVGAGLTNSGGPEDPVEVALRRIRQLGAHEVGHALGFEHNFAASSQGRYSVMDYPAPRVELKDGKLSLADAYGTGLGDWDRFLVAYLYGAQNDAEGSEMVRQARAKGLRFVSDNDSRGSETANPLGAIWDDFGDPVAELARMMTIRRAALARFGIDALPQGQDLSDLRRSFVPVWLIHRYQVEAAAKALGGVVSPVAVAGETVATETVPAAQQNAALAALLDTLSVDAWTVPARLQPMLSFGQGTIGDYQTDIEVMPTAGGPVFDSLGATEIGATMILGSLLEPERLNRLEMQSAQSPAIPSVHAVVSKLIALADSAAARGAVGRRIATTIALELARTARAKNLSSATVMQMGGLMGTWARQLVAASGSGEQADWQHGLGALLSDHDALSAALSVPRPEIPPGMPI from the coding sequence TTGCTCCCCCTGATCGTTGTGTCGGCAAACCCCGACACCGGGAAAATCATATTCGAGCTTCCGAAACCCGACGCTGACGGGATTGCTGCGCAGTTCATTTATATTGCCAAAGTCGAGACTGGGCTCGGATCGGCTGCCGTCAGTCTCGACCGCGGCACCACACTGACAAACGGTATTGTGAGGTTTCGCCGGATCGGCTCGAAAATTGCGGTGGAACTCGTGAACAGCAAGTTCGTGGCCTCAACGGGAACCTTAGCCGAGCGGGAAGGGGTCGCACATAGCTTTCCTTCATCGGTGCTTTGGGTGGGGGACATTGCAAAAACGGACAAAGACGGCAGCTTCTCCTTCGACTTCGCGCCATTCCTCGCCGCCGATCGGTTCGGGCTGGCGGGGCGGCTTGGAACGGAGAGCCATCCGTACACGCTCGATGGATCGCGCTCAGTCGCTGATCCCACACAAGCTAAGGTGTTCCCACGAAACGCCGAGTTCGCTTCCTTGCTCAGCTTTACGTCTCAAAAGCCCACCTCTGAACTCCGCAACGTCTCCCCCAACGGGACGGATGTCACCATGTGGGTGCATCACTCTTTGGTCGCGCTGCCGGAGAAGGCATTGACGCCGCGAACTGATCCCTATGGCTTCGTGTTCAGCCAGCTCACGTATGACTATTCGACACCCCTCGGATTGCCGATCCTTCGGCGCATCGCCGAGCGCCACCGGCTTGAGAAGACCGATCCATCGGCAGTGCGCTCGCCGGTAAAAGAGCCCATTGTATTCTACATCGACCCCGCCGCTCCCGAGCCTGTGCGCCAGGCGCTTCTGGACGGGGTGAGCTGGTGGGCGCAGGCGTTCGATGCGGCAGGTCTCGTGGACGCGTTTCGAGTGGCGGTCCTGCCGGACGACGTCGACCCGCTCGACGCCCGCTACAACGTCGTCAATTGGGTCAACCGTGCTACCCGCGGCTGGTCGTATGGCGGTGTTGCTACCGATCCGCGCAGCGGTGAGGTGATCAAAGGTGCTGTGATGCTCGGCTCGCTGCGGGTACGGCAGGACATCATGATCTACCAGGCTCTGGTCGGCGCTGGCTTGACCAACAGCGGGGGGCCTGAAGATCCGGTGGAGGTCGCTCTTCGGCGGATTCGCCAGCTCGGCGCCCACGAAGTGGGTCATGCGCTAGGTTTCGAGCACAACTTCGCTGCGAGCAGCCAAGGCCGCTATTCCGTCATGGACTATCCCGCTCCGCGTGTGGAGCTGAAGGATGGCAAGCTGTCCCTCGCTGACGCTTACGGCACCGGGTTGGGCGATTGGGATCGCTTCCTTGTAGCCTACCTGTACGGCGCTCAAAACGATGCTGAAGGATCCGAAATGGTCCGGCAGGCGCGCGCCAAGGGGCTGCGCTTTGTGAGTGACAACGACTCCCGCGGATCCGAGACCGCTAATCCGCTGGGCGCAATATGGGATGATTTCGGCGATCCTGTCGCCGAGCTTGCGCGGATGATGACCATCCGCAGAGCAGCTCTGGCTCGGTTTGGGATCGACGCGCTCCCGCAAGGACAGGATCTTTCCGATCTTCGCCGCTCATTCGTTCCCGTATGGCTGATTCATCGATATCAGGTCGAGGCTGCGGCAAAGGCATTGGGAGGTGTGGTTTCTCCAGTGGCCGTAGCTGGCGAAACCGTCGCGACCGAGACCGTCCCGGCTGCACAGCAAAACGCGGCGCTGGCGGCGCTGCTCGACACTCTTTCGGTTGACGCATGGACCGTACCCGCACGTTTGCAGCCGATGCTGTCTTTTGGGCAGGGTACGATCGGCGACTATCAAACCGACATCGAGGTCATGCCGACCGCGGGCGGACCGGTCTTTGACAGCTTGGGTGCCACTGAAATTGGGGCGACTATGATCTTAGGCAGCCTGCTGGAGCCAGAGCGCCTCAACCGCCTTGAAATGCAGTCGGCTCAATCGCCTGCAATTCCCTCTGTCCATGCGGTGGTGAGCAAGTTGATTGCTCTTGCCGACAGTGCGGCCGCTCGAGGGGCAGTGGGGCGCCGGATTGCGACCACTATTGCACTTGAGTTGGCCAGAACTGCGCGCGCCAAAAATCTCTCGTCTGCGACCGTCATGCAGATGGGGGGATTAATGGGAACCTGGGCTAGGCAACTCGTGGCGGCATCGGGGTCTGGCGAGCAAGCCGACTGGCAACACGGACTTGGCGCTCTTTTATCCGATCACGATGCGCTAAGCGCCGCCCTTTCCGTGCCCCGGCCCGAGATTCCGCCAGGGATGCCAATTTGA
- a CDS encoding sulfotransferase family protein, which yields MALRVIAAGLGRNATLSIKFALEALGFGPCHHMTEVFADEQRQVPLWLEAAAGRPDWDVIFEGFGSTSDYPSATFWREIVEYYPNAKIVLTTRDPDRWFDSVSQTIFSPWMQDAHAGTAAHALMQATMFGPIAGNVSDRAFLTDWYVRRNRAVLDGIAAQRLLHFDVQDGWHPLCQFLDVPVPDLPFPRTNSRAQLGRASGAAGVVSSDPQARERFARLYIELMRDQAFAAVE from the coding sequence ATGGCGCTTCGGGTCATCGCAGCGGGCTTGGGCCGGAATGCCACTCTGTCGATAAAATTTGCCCTGGAGGCGCTCGGCTTCGGGCCGTGCCACCATATGACGGAAGTCTTTGCAGACGAACAGCGGCAGGTTCCCTTGTGGCTTGAAGCCGCCGCAGGCCGGCCCGACTGGGATGTCATCTTCGAGGGATTTGGCTCTACCAGCGATTACCCCTCTGCCACCTTCTGGCGCGAGATCGTCGAATATTACCCGAATGCCAAGATCGTGCTGACAACCCGCGACCCCGATCGCTGGTTCGATTCCGTCAGTCAGACGATCTTCTCGCCGTGGATGCAGGACGCCCACGCCGGCACGGCGGCTCATGCTTTGATGCAGGCGACGATGTTTGGTCCCATCGCCGGGAACGTATCGGACCGGGCGTTCCTCACGGACTGGTACGTCCGGCGCAACCGGGCGGTGCTCGATGGAATAGCCGCCCAGCGACTGCTGCACTTCGATGTACAAGACGGCTGGCACCCACTGTGCCAATTCCTCGACGTGCCGGTACCTGATCTACCGTTTCCTCGCACCAATAGCCGGGCCCAGCTGGGCCGCGCGAGCGGCGCCGCAGGTGTCGTTTCGAGTGACCCGCAAGCGCGAGAGCGCTTCGCGCGCCTCTATATCGAGCTGATGCGAGACCAGGCCTTTGCGGCGGTGGAGTGA
- a CDS encoding thermonuclease family protein, translating to MRSLFLAVALIAAPGQAQTLSGPAKVVDGDSLSVSGISVRLFGIDAPEGKQTCNRSGTAWRCGEEAAAQLRGLIGGNPIECRGRDIDTYGRTLAVCAVAGIEINRAMVESGWATAFRKYSQDYVVEETRARAAHRGIWASEFQLPQDYRAAQSATQGAAPVALMQRQIASPATQMTSGCAIKGNRNRKGQWIYHLPGMPYYAITRAEEMFCSEAQAQAAGYRRAIVR from the coding sequence ATGCGATCCCTGTTTCTCGCCGTCGCCCTCATCGCAGCACCGGGTCAGGCCCAAACTCTGTCCGGTCCCGCCAAGGTCGTCGACGGTGATTCGCTCTCGGTGTCGGGGATTTCGGTCCGTCTGTTCGGCATCGATGCCCCCGAGGGCAAGCAGACCTGCAATCGTTCCGGCACCGCGTGGCGTTGCGGCGAGGAAGCTGCGGCACAGCTTCGCGGGCTCATCGGCGGCAACCCGATCGAATGCCGCGGCCGGGACATCGACACCTACGGCCGGACGCTCGCGGTCTGTGCGGTGGCCGGCATCGAGATCAACCGCGCGATGGTCGAGTCCGGATGGGCAACCGCGTTTCGCAAGTACAGCCAGGACTACGTGGTCGAAGAGACGCGCGCCAGAGCGGCGCATCGCGGGATCTGGGCGTCCGAGTTCCAGCTCCCCCAAGACTATCGCGCAGCGCAAAGCGCAACGCAGGGGGCCGCTCCGGTTGCACTCATGCAGAGGCAGATTGCGTCACCCGCTACGCAAATGACCTCGGGCTGCGCGATCAAGGGCAATCGCAACCGCAAGGGGCAGTGGATCTATCACCTCCCGGGGATGCCCTACTACGCGATCACCCGGGCCGAAGAGATGTTCTGCAGCGAGGCCCAAGCCCAAGCCGCAGGCTACCGCCGCGCAATCGTGCGGTGA